In the Salvia miltiorrhiza cultivar Shanhuang (shh) chromosome 8, IMPLAD_Smil_shh, whole genome shotgun sequence genome, AAGTAGGTGAAGCACATGAATATGAAGTAGTAGAAATAGAAGAATTTCTCTACAGACCATGGGAATCCGATCATGGCGTATAGTATCAGAGAGTAACCTAATGTCTGAATCGCGATGTAGACTGTCTCTATCGCGACCTGCACGCCAACACAGACAGACATCAACATAAGTTTTTACTAAGCAGAGAGTGTTTGTTTTCTTCTCTGTTACCTGTGCAAATGCATAGGGCAGCTCTGAATACATTCCTGCAGCTCTTTCGCGGTAGAACACAGTCCTCTCAATCGCGACCACAGATTGAACAGCAGAAGCATTCGTGGCTCCGAGGAAAAGCACAGCAGCATAAGTAGCTCCGAGCAGATTGAGCAAGTCTTGCTGTCTATTTCTGTTGCAAAGAATTCACCAAAATTGTGTTGTTGGTTTAGAAATACTCCAAAAACTACCTAAAACACTATTGAGATCAAAGAATTAATTTGGGTGGCTGGCTTACATTTGACCCCCTTTATCCCAGAAGATAACACCAAACATGACACCAATGATGGTCGTTGTGAAGAAACGAATGGCGTTGAACTCTGAGTTCCTCCAGTATGACTGGTTTTGCTTCCAGAAGCAAGCATTGCACTGAGTTAAGAATGACCGCGAATACTGTGTGGGGAAGTAGAGCTCTTTCGACCCCGGTGCTGGTGTGCTTAGCTCCTTGATCAGTTCCTGGTTCCTCCTGATGAATTTTCAACAACAAGATTCACAAATTCACTTGTTAGCCGCCTGAAAGCAAATATATTACGAGCAATGTGAAGAGCGTCGTCTCATTCATCACTTACTGATAAAGGCTAGAGTTGGCGTAGATCTCTGCAAAATCAACACCAAGTTGAGCTTCAGCAGCAGGGGAGCTGACCTCCAACATCCAAGTAGCTGGATTGTAGCCATCTTTAATCTTTGGAACATCAGGCACAGCCTACATTGTCCCACATATATCAATACATCAGCCTACAAATACTAAATATTTTTGAGGATTTAATAGTGTTATATTAGCCTAAGAGAAGCAGAAAATGCACCTCAAAATATTCAACAAGTTTGTGAGACTGACGGCCGAGAGGTCCAGCATAGATAACTTGCCCTCCTCTCTTCATCAGTAGTAGCTGCAAGAACAACCATTGTAACTAACTACACACCGATCTCTGCAGAAATTATTGCCAAGATACAGAGTAGGAAGATCTTCTTACCTCATCAAAAGCTTCGAAGATATCTATGCTAGGTTGATGGATGGTGCAAACAACTGTTCGTCCCGTATCCACCGTGTTCCTCACTGTGCGCATGACAATGGCAGCAGCTCGTGCATCGAGCCCTGATGTGGGCTCGTCCATGAATATTATGGAGGGATTGGCAACCAACTCGACAGCAATAGTCAGCCTCTTCCTCCGCTCAGTCGAAAGGCCATTCACTCCGGGAAGTCCGACGAGTGCATTCCTCAAAGGGTTAAGCTCCACCAAGTCCATCACCTCCTCCACAAACATCTGAAACAGAGAAAGCAGAGCTTCTACTATCAGACAACAATGCTCGTGTTTCTGCCAACTACGACATGTATGTGTGCTTTGCAGGTTACCTTTCGTGTTTCTTTCTTCACGTCTGCAGAGAGACGCAGCCAGGCAGAGTAGAGGAGCGATTCGTACACGGTAACATAAGGCGAATGGATGTCGTTCTGCTCACAGTATCCACTGACTCGAGCAAATGTTTCTTGGTTCTTTGCGTAGCCAGAGATGTTTATGGTTCCTTCAATGTAGCCTCCGGTCTTTCTACCGGCCAACACATCCATCAACGTCGTCTTTCCTGCTCCACTGACGCCTACCAACGCTGTTAGCACACCAGGCCTGAAAGCACCACTAACATCTCGCAGCAACTGAAGCCTGTCTTCTTCAACCCCCTGAGTTTTCATTTCCTGAAATGCAATAGTCTCACAAGTCAGCAATCGACACACTCTTATAGTATATATTCCGAGGAAGACAAACGTACAGCTGGCATGTCGACATAGTAGTTCACGTGATTGAATGTAAGAGAGAGGGGCTGAAATGGCAAAACCATCCCTCTTCGCGGTTCACTGGCGCCTGTGCTGGTGTTTCTAATGGCCATTTGCACACCTGAAATCACACCTTTTTAGCTGACAGTTAATGATCCATGATTTATATATTACTCGTACAATCTCTTTTGTAAAACAAGCTGCATACCTTCAAGATTAGTATGTTGACGCTTTTTCCCACTCTTGTCGTTGTCATCTGATATGATGGTCTTATTGTCAACCATAGCTGAGAAAGAGCACCAAACAGTGTTAATAGGCAGCCTCCCTCACAAGTTACTACAAGGATGAGATTTGATACACGAACTAAATGGACTAAAAATTGCTTACGTTTCAAGTATGTCAAGGCGAAGATGAAGAGAATGTTGAATAGAAAAGAGAATGTGAAAAGAGCTATGATGCATATCCAGTACCACGACTCGGTGGTAAATAAACCTCTGTCCCTCAGAAGGGTCTTTCCAACTGTGTTTTCAGTGCCATTGGTAGGCTGaaatgaatcaaaatttatgGTTACACCAATGTTAGTTTTTGTGATGTAGCTTTGAAAAATCAAATTTCTATCGAATATTATGCAACTGTTCTTGAGAACTTACTGAACTCCATCTCTCAGAAAGGAACTCATTAATGGCAATAGCATTCTGTCCATACATCATAGGAGAGATGTAGTATCCCCATATCATCCAATCTTTGATATCATCTGAGAAATTCAAAAGAAGATCGAGTTAGTGATAGCATTTTTCTAGATTGAATAGCTTACAGCTAGCTTTACATGAGGGATGACTTCATTAAACAATATAATTTGTTGCGGACCTCTTGAAACGACGAAGCCTCCCAGCACGAAAACCAGCAGCAAAGTGAAGCTTCCAAGAACATTGGCAGTAACCATGGTTCTTCCAGCTGCTGCAATGAAACGGAACAAAGAGAGAGCCATTTGGTGCACCCCGATAAACGCCAAGAGTTGTTTGAAAAACCTGTGATCGCGAAACATATCTAGCATTAGCCAACACCACATCACATATTTGTACTTGCATAGTCTCCAAATCATGTGATTTTATGTCTTACCTAGCTGCAGAAGGTGCAAAGCCGATGGTGTAGTATGTAAGGACGACCCACAGTCCAGACTCGACCACAGAGATAGGAATCCGTAGCGCCCAAAATGGCAAAGCAAAAGCCCAAGCAGGATAGAACAAAGAGTCCCTCTGTTTGTAGAACACAGGAAGCCTGAAAACAGTCATGGCGAGCTCTTGCATCCCGTTGAACATGATATTGATGAGACTGAAGAACAATGCACCCCAAAACTTGGCAGCATCTTCGAGTTTACCAGACTTCATCTCAGTTCTCAAGAAAACTGTCATGGCAATGAATGCCATGATAGTGATTTGTGTAGTCTTGAAGATGTACACAAACGAGCTGCGCTTCATCAGGAGCCATTCTCTTGAGAAGCAGGCCCTGAAAAGCTCCCAGTTGGAGATACCGTATTTCTCCTTCACCAACGCTGCAGGATGCATACGCGTCTTATCATATGGGACACGAAGCTCTGCAGCAAGCTGTTGCCCAATGTGGAAAGAATTATAGCCCTCTACAAACTCGGGTACGGATACATAATGGTAAGGCTGATCCTTTCTGCACCAGTACTGTTCTTGATCGTTTTTAGAAGTGACTTCTTGCAGAAAGTCTGCAACTCCCTTCCTCTCTGGACATTTGAATCCCATGAACTCAAAGAATTCGAGAACATTCTCCCGTGGCCCCTGGTAGACTATCTGGCCATCCGAGATGAGGATCACATCATCAAAAAGATCGAACGTCTCAGGAGCAGGCTGCAAGAGAGAGATCACCATGGTTACATCCATGATGTGAACCATCTGTCTCATGAATTTTATGATCTGGAACGTGGTGGAACTATCCAGTCCAGTCGATATCTCATCCATGAAGAATGCTTTTGCTGGCCCTACCAACATTTCCCCTGCATTTACCACAAACGGCATTGGAATTTGTCGAAGCAGTAAACAAAATGCAGTTGTTGTTGAGAATAAAAAGTCAGCAGACAAataaagttagtcaaaagataaagttagtcaaaagataaTCAAGGATCCCTTAATTATAGGGATCCTCATGATGGTGTAGGaatcctcatgatgttgtaggaatcctcatgatgttgtagaagcaaatattaaatatgatctCCCTTCCAACACTATAAATGGGGGAAGTGTATCATCAGAAGATATAAGAAATACAATTACAATCTTTAGCTTCtctttctctatgcattatgatGATACAATGTttcaacatggtatcagagcaggtttaaCCATAGGTACTCAGAAACGAATCATCATCGTTCATAATCCAAAACCAAAACATTCTTAGCCAATTCAAATCAGTTTGTGGAGTAACTCACCGGCGACAGTTTCGATCGCCATTCCAAAAATGAAGAGAGCTTCCAAAACCAGCGGCAGCGGCAAGCCCAACGCCCCTCACAAAGACCTCCCCAACCTCGCCGCCAAGCCCAAGAAGAAGAAGTCCAAGCAGAAGCCCACCCCTCCCTCGCCGTTAAAGGACGAGAGCGCCGCCGACGAGCCTACCCCGCCGCCTAAGATCAAGGTCTACCTGCCCAAGCCAATCAGGGTGTCGTCGGCCTTCTCCC is a window encoding:
- the LOC131000161 gene encoding pleiotropic drug resistance protein 2-like is translated as MAAALGRDELGASSSSRRSWRSQSIKEVWQGPPDVFTRNSTRRQDVDDEAELRWAAIERLPTYDRLRKGMLQQVLSNGRVVQAEVDVTNLDAQDKKQLLDSILRVVEDDNEKFLQSLRNRTDRVGIEIPKIEVKFQNLSIEGDAFVGTRALPTLLNSTLNSLEAAIGLIGMSPSKKRVVQILQDVSGVVRPSRMALLLGPPSSGKTTLLKALAGKPDDDMRVTGKVTYCGHEFHEFVPQRTCAYISQNDLHYGEMTVRETLDFSGRCLGVGTRYDLLTELSRREREAGIKPDPEIDAFMKATAVVGQETSLITDYALKILGLDICADIMVGDDMRRGISGGQKKRVTTGEMLVGPAKAFFMDEISTGLDSSTTFQIIKFMRQMVHIMDVTMVISLLQPAPETFDLFDDVILISDGQIVYQGPRENVLEFFEFMGFKCPERKGVADFLQEVTSKNDQEQYWCRKDQPYHYVSVPEFVEGYNSFHIGQQLAAELRVPYDKTRMHPAALVKEKYGISNWELFRACFSREWLLMKRSSFVYIFKTTQITIMAFIAMTVFLRTEMKSGKLEDAAKFWGALFFSLINIMFNGMQELAMTVFRLPVFYKQRDSLFYPAWAFALPFWALRIPISVVESGLWVVLTYYTIGFAPSAARFFKQLLAFIGVHQMALSLFRFIAAAGRTMVTANVLGSFTLLLVFVLGGFVVSRDDIKDWMIWGYYISPMMYGQNAIAINEFLSERWSSPTNGTENTVGKTLLRDRGLFTTESWYWICIIALFTFSFLFNILFIFALTYLKPMVDNKTIISDDNDKSGKKRQHTNLEGVQMAIRNTSTGASEPRRGMVLPFQPLSLTFNHVNYYVDMPAEMKTQGVEEDRLQLLRDVSGAFRPGVLTALVGVSGAGKTTLMDVLAGRKTGGYIEGTINISGYAKNQETFARVSGYCEQNDIHSPYVTVYESLLYSAWLRLSADVKKETRKMFVEEVMDLVELNPLRNALVGLPGVNGLSTERRKRLTIAVELVANPSIIFMDEPTSGLDARAAAIVMRTVRNTVDTGRTVVCTIHQPSIDIFEAFDELLLMKRGGQVIYAGPLGRQSHKLVEYFEAVPDVPKIKDGYNPATWMLEVSSPAAEAQLGVDFAEIYANSSLYQRNQELIKELSTPAPGSKELYFPTQYSRSFLTQCNACFWKQNQSYWRNSEFNAIRFFTTTIIGVMFGVIFWDKGGQINRQQDLLNLLGATYAAVLFLGATNASAVQSVVAIERTVFYRERAAGMYSELPYAFAQVAIETVYIAIQTLGYSLILYAMIGFPWSVEKFFYFYYFIFMCFTYFSMYGMMVVALTPGFQVAAIVSSFFLSFWNLFSGFLVPRPLIPIWWRWYYWASPVAWTIYGIFASLVGDLTNEIELPGSLTKVRVNDFLKDNLGYDHDFLIPVVIAHVGWVLLFFFVFAYGIKYLNFQRR